A window of Astyanax mexicanus isolate ESR-SI-001 unplaced genomic scaffold, AstMex3_surface scaffold_47, whole genome shotgun sequence genomic DNA:
AGGAGTTTGTTATAAATTGTGGTGCAGCCAGATTTTGTTGCTGATTTGTTAATCTCTCTTCTAAACCCATTTAAATCAGATAACACAACACCATTTAAcaatcattttcattttaattttattttaatgtggtaTCAAATCAGCAGCAATATCTGTGAACCAAAGTTTCTCAGTCCTGGGCCTGGCTCTCTCTGCCCTgcatctttaaaattatattttcacattgtttaattaatcagctcattaacaaacAGAGTTGCATTAAAACTGACAAACATCTAAAATGTGTAGTGCAGGGAGGCACCAGGAGCAGAAttgataaacacataaaaaaataactttattttaataGTCATTGACGAATGCACAGACGAATTATTCGTTAAAAGATGATTTTGTTAACAAATGAGCTTTAATGTACATATACAtactcactatatatatatatatatatatatatatatatatatatatatatatataattttttttttccatttactgTGATGCTGGAtgtaattttttgtgtattttgaattaaacaaatattaaatcCCATTTAATTCATGGTGTGTAAAACTCAGCATTCAGTATATCACCATTTCagttgaaattattatttttgttacatttaggTAGGGCTGAAAGCAGCCAGGTGTTCATGCAAAGTTTATTTCCAGCCTGTCTTGCATGCTTGTCCAACACTAAAGCATCCCATTCAGCTAGATGTTCACCTCTTTAGATGTTGACTAATTGGAGCAGATATGGCTAGTTTTGGTGGTTTTATCATGCCAATTCACACAGTTTCAGTTTATAGTTGAACTAAGCTGGAAGTTATAGAGGGTCAatcaattcttatttttttaatattcccTCAATTGTCTAGATTGTGAGGCCAGGACACACCACAAAGGCcagaaacaaaagaagaagagTTGAGCCTACTGTAAAATGGGTTGAGAGAGATGCCTGTGGATACAGAATTCAAGACAACAGCAAACCTTTAAGGAGAGGTGAGTACATGTTTAAGCACTTTATTACAACAAGCTTTTAAGCACCTCTGTGTCACTGCTGGACAGACAATAGTACACCAATCAGAAATATTCAGCCAACAGCACACTGTGGGAAATGATGAAGGTCTAGataatgaccaacacaaactgtgcagcaacagattcagagcttctgtctctgaattTACATCAACAAAATGTAGCAGCTGTAGGTagcagtgtgtaatagagtggaggacagtgagtggttaaacactgtgttttttaaaacacCAACAGCACTGCTGTAGCTGATCCACtcagcacacactaacacctcatataccaccaccatgctaatcagtgtcacccttcactcaaataataatagctgctctttggtggtctatactgtggggtcctgagtattgaaaaGGGTgaaaggatgatgatgatgatcatgataataataaagtaggATGTGGTAATGACAACCCTGTGTATTACTCCATGACATGAGCTTTGGTAACCTGTGCTTAATGCATCCATATAATAGCAGTGGATATTCATAATAAGAACTCTTTCTTGCTGCAGAGTCAGTCCCCAGAATGCCTCTAGTACCAGAGATGCAATCAACTGCCAGGGCAGATGAATCATGTTTTGATCCTTCCATCAAAGGTCCAAGCAATGAAGAGATGCTAGGTAAAGCAACTCTgtaatgtgtacacacacacaagctgatTGTTTATTTAATCTTTCTTATTGTATTTTCATTGTCCTTTTTTATTTCGTTCTCAAGATGTTCTTCGTCAAGAAATGGAGGAACTTATTTCTGATGCATTATTGGACGATCCTGAAGTTCGCACTATTCCAAACATTGCTTCTGTAGACTGGGCTATACGAAAATCAAAGTCTCTTGAACGATGGAAAGAACTAAGACCGGACTTGATTCAGTACATGTTGAAAGCTGAAAACACTGTGCAGACCTTGTGTAGTTACTGCAGGAATAAAAAAGCTGTCCTTCGGTGCCAAGATTGTCTTCCTAAACAATACTATTGTGAAGATTGTGATCTCTCATTTCATGCAGTATTTGTGCTGCATAATAGGGACAGTATGGTTGATGGATTTTTCATGCCCATTCCACCAACAACAGTAATCAAGTTTGCCAGTGATGGTAAACTGATATATGAAGAAAAAGGTATTATTCAAGTATTATCTGTATAGTAAACACCTGGTTTGTATTTTTGGGGATTAATAATGATCTTTATGGATTTGTAGACTGTAAATTGCCAGTACCAGTACCTGAGAGAATATGTGcatgtgcagcagcagcagcagctacagcCAGTATTGGCAAACGGGTCATTTTAATAACTGTAAACGGTGAGTATAATGCATCCAAATGTGGTTATGtgcaagtataatatggaaaagtGTGTACATATACTTCTCCCTAAtgtctaatgtctttttttttttttctctcctgctttTCCCAAGGCCGATATAGTATGTATTTGCCTGTCTTGAATTGCACATTTTGTGGCAACAGTTGGTCACCAAACTCCAGTGATCTTATACAGAATGGGTATTGGCCAGCCTCAGTGAGCTACGAAACTATATATTCCATGGACCTCTTCTCCATGTTTGAAGACATGAAGGTAATTGCTCCAGCAATGTCCCTCCAGGCCTTTACAAGGACATTAGAGCGTCGGACTTCACATTTTGGCAGggtatgattttattatttttttatgattatctTTTTGTACAAAGCCAATATGAGAGAATTTCAGTGTTTACTATAACAGTTTACATGTAGCAAATTTTTGATGctctatttaaaacatgttttctgtgtttttaaatacagtaatttgTGTGTAAATAGGGGGGGAAAATATGTGACAGCACTTTCCAAAGAAGTTACCTGGAATGGAATTACTGTAGATTTGAAATAGACCAACTTTGTCACGTTCAGCATTTCAAGTGCCCTGCATGCATGCCAAATATGCTGGCTGTATCAGTTGATGGGAACCGCAAACATTATAGGTTCAAGAAAGGGTAGGCAAACTTTTGCAGTAAACAACATGCTTTTCTTCTACGTCCAGCTGATATTCTTATTGTTTTCCccctttttgtgtgtgttttttttttttttttggtctgtagGACAGATGAAAAGGGGTTTATGATGGTTGTCTCTTAGCAAAAGATGAAGAGGTCTCTAGCTTTGTGGACTACATACACAAGACAACAAAACATGTAATAATTTTGACTTACTGTTTTGAGTTAATATTGTGAGCCcacatgtttgtttttattttgctcaatttccttgtttgtttgtttgtttgtttgtttgttttttctactTTCAGGTGTCTGGAAAAGGAAAATGTGGAGCCTCTCAGTGGGCAGCAGCCAAAGAATCGTCTAAAAAATCTACCAGTAAAATAGATGAAGAGGGACTTGAGGTTGCAGTGTGTCGACACGGCATAATATTAAAGGCCCTGAATATGTTTCAGGGTGAAATATTTGCTTATCCTCTCTTTCTCCAGAAAGAGATAGCTGTAAACAAAGTCAAGTTTTTCTGCAGTGATGTAGTTTGCAGATATTGGCCATATCTACAGAAGGTTGTGAACGTTTGTCCAGAGCTTTCCCATCTTCAAGACATGAAGCCTTTTCTTTCCATAATGCATGCTAAAGCACATGCTTCAAAATGTGAGGTAATTTGCATTACTAGAAATGCATCTGTAGTAGTCCTTCATTTACTTAGGCTGTGTatcattctttttctttccttttcacgCTGTAGATTAAATGGGGAGGAAGGAACCAGCAGGGTGCTGGGACAACTTTAGGTGAAGAGGTAGAACAAGTAAATAGCTTTCTTTCAAAGACTGCTATCTGCCTGAAACAAATGTCcaaatcaggtgtgtgtgtg
This region includes:
- the LOC111196334 gene encoding uncharacterized protein LOC111196334 isoform X1 — translated: MKAIGPSFGKLRILGHHPSAAERPPYCPRALCVCWSKMAQTPINTNWQDLDEEVQQAQKMLDVMEQQIVRPGHTTKARNKRRRVEPTVKWVERDACGYRIQDNSKPLRRESVPRMPLVPEMQSTARADESCFDPSIKGPSNEEMLDVLRQEMEELISDALLDDPEVRTIPNIASVDWAIRKSKSLERWKELRPDLIQYMLKAENTVQTLCSYCRNKKAVLRCQDCLPKQYYCEDCDLSFHAVFVLHNRDSMVDGFFMPIPPTTVIKFASDGKLIYEEKDCKLPVPVPERICACAAAAAATASIGKRVILITVNGRYSMYLPVLNCTFCGNSWSPNSSDLIQNGYWPASVSYETIYSMDLFSMFEDMKVIAPAMSLQAFTRTLERRTSHFGRGGKICDSTFQRSYLEWNYCRFEIDQLCHVQHFKCPACMPNMLAVSVDGNRKHYRFKKGTDEKGFMMVVS
- the LOC111196334 gene encoding uncharacterized protein LOC111196334 isoform X4 — translated: MKAIGPSFGKLRILGHHPSAAERPPYCPRALCVCWSKMAQTPINTNWQDLDEEVQQAQKMLDVMEQQIVRPGHTTKARNKRRRVEPTVKWVERDACGYRIQDNSKPLRRESVPRMPLVPEMQSTARADESCFDPSIKGPSNEEMLDVLRQEMEELISDALLDDPEVRTIPNIASVDWAIRKSKSLERWKELRPDLIQYMLKAENTVQTLCSYCRNKKAVLRCQDCLPKQYYCEDCDLSFHAVFVLHNRDSMVDGFFMPIPPTTVIKFASDGKLIYEEKDCKLPVPVPERICACAAAAAATASIGKRVILITVNGRYSMYLPVLNCTFCGNSWSPNSSDLIQNGYWPASVSYETIYSMDLFSMFEDMKVIAPAMSLQAFTRTLERRTSHFGRDR
- the LOC111196334 gene encoding uncharacterized protein LOC111196334 isoform X5, whose product is MKAIGPSFGKLRILGHHPSAAERPPYCPRALCVCWSKMAQTPINTNWQDLDEEVQQAQKMLDVMEQQIVRPGHTTKARNKRRRVEPTVKWVERDACGYRIQDNSKPLRRESVPRMPLVPEMQSTARADESCFDPSIKGPSNEEMLDVLRQEMEELISDALLDDPEVRTIPNIASVDWAIRKSKSLERWKELRPDLIQYMLKAENTVQTLCSYCRNKKAVLRCQDCLPKQYYCEDCDLSFHAVFVLHNRDSMVDGFFMPIPPTTVIKFASDGKLIYEEKDCKLPVPVPERICACAAAAAATASIGKRVILITVNGRYSMYLPVLNCTFCGNSWSPNSSDLIQNGYWPASVSYETIYSMDLFSMFEDMKVIAPAMSLQAFTRTLERRTSHFGR
- the LOC111196334 gene encoding uncharacterized protein LOC111196334 isoform X2, producing the protein MAQTPINTNWQDLDEEVQQAQKMLDVMEQQIVRPGHTTKARNKRRRVEPTVKWVERDACGYRIQDNSKPLRRESVPRMPLVPEMQSTARADESCFDPSIKGPSNEEMLDVLRQEMEELISDALLDDPEVRTIPNIASVDWAIRKSKSLERWKELRPDLIQYMLKAENTVQTLCSYCRNKKAVLRCQDCLPKQYYCEDCDLSFHAVFVLHNRDSMVDGFFMPIPPTTVIKFASDGKLIYEEKDCKLPVPVPERICACAAAAAATASIGKRVILITVNGRYSMYLPVLNCTFCGNSWSPNSSDLIQNGYWPASVSYETIYSMDLFSMFEDMKVIAPAMSLQAFTRTLERRTSHFGRGGKICDSTFQRSYLEWNYCRFEIDQLCHVQHFKCPACMPNMLAVSVDGNRKHYRFKKGTDEKGFMMVVS